From a region of the Hippopotamus amphibius kiboko isolate mHipAmp2 chromosome 3, mHipAmp2.hap2, whole genome shotgun sequence genome:
- the EPHX1 gene encoding epoxide hydrolase 1 encodes MWLEILLASVLCFVIYWFVSKDKEETLPLEDGWWGPGARPTAGEDDSIRPFKVETSDEEINDLHQRIDKVRLTPPLEDSRFHYGFNSNYLKKVISYWRNEFDWRKQVEILNKYPHFKTKIEGLDIHFIHVKPPQLPSGRTPKPLLMVHGWPGSFYEFYKIIPLLTDPKNHGLSDEHVFEVICPSIPGYGFSEASSKKGLNSVATARIFYKLMLRLGFQQFYIQGGDWGALICTNMAQLVPSHVKGLHLNMALIFRNVYTLTLFLGRRFGGFFGYTERDLELMYPFKKIFFSIIRESGYMHIQSTKPDTVGCALNDSPVGLAAYILEKFSTWTNSESRDLEDGGLERKFSLDDLLTGIMLYWTTATITSSQRFYKENMTPYNKHEAMKVYVPTAFAAFPYELIHFPEKWVKSKYPKLTSYSYMPRGGHFAAFEEPELLAQDICKFVGLLERQ; translated from the exons ATGTGGCTGGAAATACTCCTCGCCTCAGTGCTGTGCTTTGTCATCTACTGGTTCGTCTCCAAGGACAAGGAGGAGACTTTGCCTCTTGAAGATGGATGGTGGGGGCCTGGGGCGAGGCCCACAGCTGGGGAGGACGACAGCATCCGCCCATTCAAGGTGGAAACGTCAGACGAGGAGATCAAC GACTTACACCAGAGGATCGACAAGGTGCGTTTAACCCCACCTTTGGAGGACAGCCGCTTCCACTACGGTTTCAACTCCAACTATCTGAAGAAAGTCATCTCCTACTGGCGGAATGAATTTGACTGGAGGAAGCAGGTGGAGATTCTCAACAAATACCCTCACTTCAAGACTAAGATTGAAG GGCTGGACATCCACTTCATCCACGTGAAGCCCCCTCAGCTGCCCTCCGGCCGAACCCCAAAGCCCTTGCTGATGGTGCACGGCTGGCCTGGCTCCTTCTACGAGTTTTATAAGATCATCCCACTCCTGACTGACCCCAAGAACCACGGCCTGAGCGACGAGCATGTTTTTGAagtcatctgtccatccatccctgGCTACGGCTTCTCAGAGGCATCCTCCAAGAAGG GCCTCAACTCAGTGGCCACTGCCAGGATTTTTTATAAGCTGATGCTGCGGCTGGGCTTCCAGCAATTCTATATTCAAGGCGGGGACTGGGGAGCCCTGATCTGCACCAACATGGCCCAGCTGGTGCCCAG CCACGTGAAAGGTCTGCACTTGAACATGGCTTTGATCTTCAGAAATGTCTACACCTTGACCCTTTTCCTGGGACGGCGTTTCGGGGGTTTTTTTGGCTACACCGAGAGGGATTTGGAGCTGATGTACCCCTTCAAGAAGATCTTCTTCAGCATAATAAGGGAGAGCGGCTACATGCACATCCAGAGCACAAAGCCGGACACCGTGG GCTGTGCTCTGAATGACTCTCCCGTGGGACTGGCTGCCTATATCCTAGAGAAGTTTTCTACCTGGACCAATTCAGAGTCCCGAGACCTGGAGGATGGGGGCCTGGAGAG GAAGTTCTCCCTGGACGACCTGCTGACGGGCATCATGCTCTACTGGACGACggccaccatcacctcctcccAGCGCTTCTACAAGGAGAACATGACGCCGTACAATAAGCACGAGGC GATGAAGGTCTACGTGCCCACGGCCTTTGCTGCCTTCCCTTATGAGTTAATACACTTCCCCGAAAAGTGGGTGAAGTCCAAGTACCCGAAACTCACCTCGTATTCCTACATGCCCCGTGGGGGCCACTTTGCCGCCTTTGAGGAGCCAGAGCTGCTGGCGCAGGACATCTGCAAGTTCGTGGGGCTGCTGGAGCGGCAGTGA